TGCTCCACCAGCTCACTAAGTCTGCCGTAGCTGTGGACGGAAAGAAGCGTGTTAGAGAATTTTAGTCCGACGTTTCATATTTATAGAAAAGCAGCTTACAAGAAGTGATGTGCAACATTTATCCAACAGTAAAGGACTCCCAACATGCCTTTAGGTAATGGCTGATTACTAGTATGTAGGTTTTgaaaagttgtattttattttaagagatGTTTTTATTYGATTCCAACATGGTGTTACTGGAATAAAGTCCCTGATGAAACTGCTGCAAAGCCTGTAATTTCCATCTCATACAGACAAGAAGTTACTGAGTTTGTAGCAAAGTCAAACTAGAGTCAGAATAGacgtttcatttcttttaaaggcTTTATATGAGTAAATATAATTGCTGTTGAGGGTTGAATTATTTGCCGAGCtcaatttttccaaaaaatatacgtttgtaaattatatatttgtatGATTCTGCTGGCAGTAGCAGACCGGTcatactaaaaacaaaaactttatcaTTTTAATGATTCAGAACTGCWaaaaaatgaaaaactgctaATTCATGATGTCTGACTGTATGTTTAGTCTGATAATATTAATTCACACTTTAATCTAACTACTCTACCTTTTACTTTAGGAGGTCATGGTTATATATTATGCAAGTcctgttaaaatctgaatactctgtCTTTCTGGTTTGATCTGATCCTGCCATACACTCAGTTTCTTATCCCAGAACCCAAACAGAGTAATGGCTTGAACTAAATCTCAGCTTTTGAAGTGCATTTGGATTTGTGTACAGCATCAACACATtatgaatgtttcatttcagattttctgctgcTCCCCCCTGGCTTCACCCTGAGCTCTGCCCTAAATGGATCATCAGAGTAGAAGTCGCTCTTAAATCAACTTGATTTGAATCCaggtggttctgtttggttaaCCTGAGAGCAACTGgaaaactgaacttttgttACTTTAAATAGAACCAGAAGCAGCAAAATTGCTCacagtaggtttttttttttaacacaaagagTAACctaaatgtcaacaaaataagTGTTAACAGAAGCATCATTAGGCAGTTGGAGAATAATTGAGACAGTTACAACCAGGAGCTACTTAAGGATGAAACAAAGCAAGTTTAGAGCTTTGATGTTGAATGTGAGGAAGTGAAGAAATGTCCCTGTGAGACAATGACCTGCAGTTTCAATGAGGTCATTCCTTKTCTTTTTTTTTTTTWATTTACTCACGATGACTTGTTGCCCTTGGTCTGCTCCTGGATCAGCTCTCCTTTGGGGTTAACTGTGAAGATCCGACACAGCGGGACTCCAACCTCCTTATAGGCAAAAACATCCTGAATGGAGAGAATGATAAGAGGCTTACTGCACATGCTGAAAATTAGAACTGAAACGAATCCAAATGAAGTGTTAAATGTCTTGGGTGTGCATGTTCCGTAGACGGAAATACACATCAGGGTCTCTTcacagtcttaaaaaaaaaaaaaaaaaaaagtgaaattataacCTCAATAAATAACATCTATAAAAGCTTTGGAAAGCCACTCGAGAGAAACGTTGACCTCACATGATCATGCACACTGATATGTCACTGACATTAATCacatatttcctgtttttgttcctcTAAGAGCATTCgattgaaatatttcagctgctAGAATAGATCAgcgtttgtgtttgtttatttaatttatgtttttttttcccctttgctgaGCAACAAAGTTTCTATGGTTGCTTCATGGGGTGTATGTGTTTATACAGCTGAAGACAGAAGAGGATGATACTCTGCCCAAGCTTCCCTCCCTTCCACATTAGGTCACACAGACTCAAACTTACCAAGTGACCTCAACTCTGGTTCAGCCCTGTACTGATTTCACTTGTTTGTGTCTGCTAACTGATAGCCAAAGAGTCATGTTGACACTGCAATACACCCTTGAGTGCAACGgcttgtaataaaaaaaaagaaaaaaaaagaagcagttcATGTAGAAAAACAAGCACTTCAATATCTGGCAGTCTGAGATTTTCTAACACGCATTAACTCACATTAGCTCGATTCCCAAAGGCAGCGTAGAAAGGCTGCTTGTTATTCTGAAACAGGTTCTTGATGTCTGTAAGGCATTCGATCTTGAAGATCTCTGGTTTTTTCTCGATGACCTccctggaaaaacaaaaacaaaaaaaaaagaacagtttcATGAGTCCTCTGTTTGTTGCCATATTAAAATCATAAGgttgttttttatgtcaaacatactttttaatAATCCATTCtattaaatttataattttatagacaaataaaacaacccaAAGATGCCAAGACtccttaagaaataaaatactttgataaaaaaaaaaggtctgtacaggaaaatgaagcaaataaGACACTCATTTTGAAAAGGCAACATTTGAAAATTACTGACGTCCATCGGATATAAAACTGAAGTACATTGCCATAGCAACTACAATGTATAGTCTTCAAGGTTGTAAAACAATCCCACGGCTCTGACGCACAATTCAAAGTGCWCCCAAGcagtgtttaattaaaatataaacaYGGATCGACTACTTTTGCAGCATTACTTTTTCAGACTATATCTGATAAACCAGTACAGATTGTTGtatattaaaaacagaagatatGCAAGGACAAAAGGATGTACCAAAGCCATCAAACCACTGACAGCAAAGTCCACACAAAACTAGCAACTCTCACAGAAGGTGAAGGGTTAGACTGGCTCAACAGTCAAGATATCATGAGTAAAAAGCACAAATGCTGAAAGCTATCCAATAATAAACTATTAGTTTAAACCCCGAATACGTCTTGatcagaaaatttatttttctgtctgaatctATTAGCAAATAGaattaaattgtcatttatACCCCAACTACAAAATATCAGCCAAGATTCTTACCATACATAAGCTcaagtattaaataaatataaatatgtctCTATTTACCAAAGAAATAATCCAGGTTTcaagagagaaaacaagttaaatgtGCATGAGAACTTTCTGGAGGAAAGTGTTGGCCATCATCACACTTTATTGTACCTGTGGAATGCAGAGAAGAGGCTGCTGGGAGACAGCATGAGCGGTCCTCGTGGCAGGATGATGCCTCCATCGTTGACCCACTGCAGGTAGCCTCTCGTCATGTCGGCCATGCCGATAGCCCGAGCTGAGCAGTACAAGAATTTGTAGCCATTCCtgcaaatgagagaaaatgactCCAAGCCTGCACAAacaaccatcatcatcatcataaccCATAACTTCTAGATAAAAGGTAAGGTAatgtaaaaaactttattaatcccataGGGAAATTAAGATTGTCTGTTGCTCACACATTAATTCCCATCCACACAACATTAAGAAATTTCGTACACAATatacacacattaaaaacagtctaGTAAAGGAACTTAAATACATTRAAAATGCTAATTACTCCGTCTCCCTCCCTTAACCCTCCCAGAAATCACAGCATTGTGAAGCCTAATGGCCCRTGGGACAAAGGAGTTTTTAAACCTCTCGGTTGAACATCCCAGTGAGAGAAACCCGTCACTGCGGGAGCTCCTCTGGTTGGAGAGAAAAAGTTCCAAGAATTTTATTGTTACTCAAGTGTAGATTTTACAGTAGTTGTTCTAGTCACCGAGGTTTCTCCTGTGTGGCGGTAATTTTTCTAATCTTTACTTAAAGCAGCAAATTTAGGACTACAAATTGAATTACTTCTTAGAAATCCAGTTAATTCTCGCTAAAAGAAACATTAAGTCGTGATTATAATTGAGCACACTGAGTCATCCACTTCACAGCATCCCACGCAAACACAGAGGAAATATCAGCTCCACAGAAAGCCAACTGGGAATCAAAGACGGGCACTCCTAACCGCTGACCAAACATTCATTCTGTCCCTGTAATTAATCCCGGTTGTTGTGCACTTACTCGGCCACGGAGTGGTACAGCTTGGCAATGCCCTGGTGGGTCCAGTCTTTCCCCAGCTGTGGGAGAATCTGTCCAAACACGTCTGATCTAAAAAACAAACGAGCATTATTGACATTATGTTGGAAAAGCCTCCAAGTGGGAGGCAGGCCACTCAAAAGGCAAAATGGAAGAGATGTAAAGTTGCAGCTTAAATatgcacaaagaaaaatatataggATTCTTAGTACAGATTGTTCAGAGAAGGGCACACCCCACTACATTAACATTTCATGGTGAATATAAAACTTTATGGGATTTCCTTTGCTAATGAGAATTACTGGCCCCATAGGGAAGACACAGAGTCACCCTCAGCTTATGGCTGTGTGCACTGACAGAACGAGATGTAAATGGGCTCATTATAGATCCTGTACTTTTCAACCTGTTCTTGAAAGAGCATCACGTCACATGCTGGTCTTGCGGTTTGCTGAGATAATAAGCTCCAGTCGATCTGGACTTGTTTGATGTCAAACGTCAGAGAACAGGCATGAAATAAGCTGCAGACATMAGTTTTGGTTCAAAAGAGGAACTATCGGTGAGATAAtttactaaaacagaaaaaaaagcagcacaacATTCTAGATAGTTTTAAGTAAGAAGttctttcaatttttaaagattgaaaACATGTATTATCAGTAGAGATTTATAATGTAATCTACAATACTATTGCAGTCTTGACAAACATATTTGAGGTGTAGAATTTTGGTGATGGCATTCACCAAAATGTAGTTtgttcaattgttgactgtatggcattttctttaaaatttagcgtttttattatttaaagcacCGTGAAccgccttgctgctgaaatgtgctacacagataaacttgattggttgattgaaATGGGACTCGCAGCACAAAAAATTTGATTCTGCCCATGTGGAGattccccccccgccccccccatCAGCCTTGTAGTAAAATATCAACAAGATGAACAAGTGACAATAAATGTGAACACTGCAGCAAACCTTCCACACGAGttgcaaatatttatatatagcgTTATTGTCTGCCCTGCAGTCTAATCTGATCATCTAAGCTGAAAGCCATAAATACCAACTGAAAGTTATATCAGTGACAATAAAGAGTGCTGAGCTACAGATGGTGccttgctaaagaaaaaaaaaaaaagaaagtttccaCTTCTGCATAATGAATGTTTACGGAGCAAGATCCAAGACTGACAATCTGGGCCttcactgattttaaaatagatCACCATTTTGCAGCAAAAGTCAAAGAGGCTCCAGCATGACAAAGGGATGAATAGCAGTTTCTAAAAATATGCAGCATGGTAAGCCAGTACATTTGCATGTATTTATACAAAAGAAACCCAATAAAGTGTTCCAAAAATAATCCCCCAACTCCCCATATGCGCTgcactaaatgaaaaaataaaaaaatgcaagacagacttttttttctaaagtttaggatttttatttcctaCTGAGCCTCTAAACTTTCCTTTGAGACACCTACTTGGTGATGGTACCATCAATGTCAGAGATGATGACTTTGTCATCCCAGTTCCACAGGTAGATGGTCCCCTCACAACGGCATGTGCCTTGGTACTGAGTGGTAATGCTAAATGTCACGTCATTTGGTCCCTCCTTTAGTTTCAAACTAGCCTGGGGRaaaaaaaacagaatgaaaaacgTGAGGCCATCTGGAGGAAGAATCTATTTCAttcacaagaagaaaaaaaacccaaacatagGCAATGGTCTGCTGAACAAATTGTTTTGTCATAATGCAAAAATCTGCACAGGTCTTGAGAGCCCCCTACTGGCACCAAGcataacaatatatatatatttagccagcagggggagcttgGCACTGTCTGATGCTTAGACAGTGCCAAGGTCAGTTATTTGCGCCATCAAAGCACATTTcctaaaatgaagaaaaaaaaggaaaaaaaaaccataatgAGACAAAAGAACAACTATTCTATTTTAGAAAGCAACAAAGAACTTACTATCTGATCTGAGGAAAGACGTAGTGACTTCCTGTAAGTGTGGGGGRTGGAATGATGTCCTTCTGCTGGCTGTAGCCTCTCTTGGCAGGACGCAGCACTGACCTCCTTGGATTCCTCATCACTCGAGGTGTCTCCTGCTTTCGGCCTACAGGACagttatgtttattatttacccCATGAAATACTAGTGAAAAAATACAGTGATAAAACGTATATTAGACATTAAATGAAGTCACTTTATAGTTGCAGGCTGCAGGTCCATCTCAAAGCAAAATATCATAGATGGATGAACTTATTTCAGTAAGTCAATACAAAAAGTGAATTATTAAAAGAtgagattatttaattttgattttggatTATTGCTGATGATCCTAAATGTTGTTTCtataaaagcagaatatttaataagaccaataaaaacagatgcaaCASTATTCCTTCGAAGTCCTGTGTGCGCAGCGAGTCCCTTCAATATGTATGTGCATCTGTACRTTAGTGTGTCGAGTCACTCAAAAGCAAGCCTGGTTATGAAAGAGGTCTGGATATACTCTAAGTTTTGTTATGCACTGCAGTAGCAGAGTGACGCAGGAGAAGAAGCAGAGATCTGTTGGCAGGGATCATAATGAgccagaaaggaaaaaaaaagcgagCCTTTTTCCCCCCAAGCTGTTGAACGCGCTCTGAAGTTAGACAGGTGTTCTATCGATTACATTTTTGACCCAGATTTAACTGATAAGCTACCTCCATGTGCYATCTTAAAGCTAAAcccaaaattaataaataaagataactAGATCAATTATTCAAAGACGAAATCCATAAGCTATCCCAAAGAAAGACTCCTTTAATGGCAGCTCTAGCATAAAACTGTGTATAAAGTATATATCAGTGTATATCAGATACAATatgagtttcagtttttgaattgaataacTGAAATGACTTAAAATTCCAATTTAATGAGATGCACCTGAATTCACAAACATCTTTTTTCCAATTCCGTGCTAAGCCCAGATTTGGTTTGAtgttcaatatttccacatttttaaacaKGAATGCATAGTACATACGGTAAAGCCAATTTCTCGTGAGAAATAGAGGGTTCTCCTTCCTCTAGCTGAGACTCCTTGGTTTCAAGCTTCGTTTcagactaaagcaaaaaaaaagaaaagggaagggAAGGTATGAGGAGCAATTAATGTAGCATAGAATCTAGATTtgggaaaaaatgttaataaaatgtgGGCAAAGTGTTTTCTTGTATTACCTAGGGGAGCATATACCTACCTGTTTGACTGAACTGTCTGCTCTTTTTCGCCAGAACCACCAGCGACCTGATTTCTTTGGCATTTTCTCCTTCATCCAAGCCTCCTCTGTAGCCtgtaaacaagaacaaaaaacatttactacCGAGTWAATCATTCTTTGaatttagtaaataattaaaatacaaaataaatttaacaaaaaaatacctTTGGTAAATTCTTCTGAAATGCCTGTAGACTTAGAATCAAGGGTGCAGCTAGTGTCCAGTTATAATAcctaaaatcaaacaaacaaaaactaaatcagaCACGAACTCCTACAAAACAAAGCTTtcaatagaatagaatagaataaatcAAAAAGCTTACAAACCTATTTCCTATCTTTACAACCAAGTTAGGGTTGTCTATGATTGCTGGATTTTCAGCAAATTCATGATATGTGATGATATGTTCCATAAATTTTTCTGCAAACACAGATGGAATTCAAAATTAATTACAGGTAAAGTGTAACATGTAACCAGTTTCTAGCACATTTTAGTTTCTCTACCTGAAAGGCTTTAACAAACATCTAAACTGataataaacaaatatgtttgtgtaTAAAAGAGCTGATATGAATGTCTTATCTGAAAACAGCAAGCACACTTTATTGCTGACCTTTGgatatttcagcattttctgtGAGACCTCCGCACAGAGAAAGAGTGACATCAGGGAGGTCACTGGCCGAGTCAGAAAGACATTCTGTCCCGCTGTCAGCAGCTGCACTACCCACGGACTGTGGAGACTGGGAACCAGAATGCATCTCTGAGTCGATCCAGTGCTTTGCCGTTGCTTCAGACTCACTGACGgaagaaagaacaaacagacCAGAAAGGCAGACAAAAAGTTAAGGATGTTCAAAGCCGTAGGTTGAAACTGATAtgatttccagttttaaaatacagcaCGTGTTTAATAAATAAGAAGTGAACGTATTAAGTGTTTCTTGCATGAACAAACCTCTTGGGAAAATATCTTGCAGCTACATCGGGTTCAAGGACATTTAGGTCATCTAGGTAGATGTCCTCTGGACCCTGATGCTGACTCCTCTTTGGGACTCCTGCATATAACGCATAAAATCACTTGCTACTTTACAGTRACTTAGGAAAGTATTTACAGCACTTATACTTTCTTACAATTTGCCAAATTACAAccataaacaatgtttttttttttctcagattttgtgtgattaaaacaacaaaagaagtgAATATCTGTGCCATTCTATTCAGCTACCCTGAGGCAATGCTTTGCAGAACCTTTTGCAATTGTAGCTGCATGATTTGAATGGTATTTGATTTCTGCCTATGGATCTCTATGGGTTGGCGACATAAGTGAGCCAGTGGCAAAGATGAACAACGTGCAATYTACAGAACAGCAAAATTTATAATGAGGTTGAAAAGACAGGGACTGCTTACTAATTAGGAGCCATTTGTTAAATTGTATGTACCAGCAGAAATCATTCATCTTCTACTGCATRGTTATgcactgcttttgttttggtcgATTATAACCAATTCTGTTAAAATGCAcagaagtttgtagttgtaatgtgacaataTGTCAAAGTTCAAGGGCTTTGTGAGgctctgcttatttatttttttattcaYTGCAAACCAGAATGCGTGACACCCGGTGTACCTTTCTTCTTGGAGGGTGAATCGGTATGTTGGCTGTTTGAAGGGGTGGAGGTGGTCACGTTGGATGGAAGGACATCATGAGGTTCTGTTGGGGTTAAAGGACTCTCAGAYGTCACGGTGCTGATGCTTGATAGGCTGTCAGGTGTTACGGTGGTGACAGGGGTACGTGGCTCAGGCTTGACTATGGTACACACTGAGGGGCCTCCATCTTCCTTTTCAGTCTCCGTTTCATTCGCCATAGCCTCCGAGCTGAGGATGACGCGGAAGTGGGTGCTTTCTGATGGGGTGATGGTCACCGTCTTTATTggttcaggtttttctttgcGTGTGACCTAGATATTAAAAACGGCAGATGTCACTTCAGAAAACATGGCAAATTGGCATCTGCTGTGACTTTTACAGACAAGAAGTGCTTACCCTGGTTGTTTCTGGAAACTCCCCCCAGGTCCATTGCATATGGGACTCAGCCCTCAGCAAACTCTCTGAAGACTTCATCACCAGTTCAGAGTCACTCTTTGGGGAAAAGGCCTGAGACAAGCTATGACTGAAAGGCAGGAAGTGAAACACAATGAGCAAAACATGAACCTTTTATGCATCTATGATAAACTCGGGATGCAAAGCTTAGCTTTACACATACCCGTCACCTGATGGCCATTCACTGTCAGACAGTGGGTAACCTTCCAGATTATGTCTGACTGTAGGTAGTTTGGGGTCAATGTCACGGATTGTTGAAGTTGAAGGTGAYCTACAACCagaatgcaaaatatatataaatatatatgttgttAAGCGCCTTTCCCAGCAGTCCTTGAACCCAAAACTACCTCGATACATGTGGTGCGGATTCTTCATCAGAGCTGAGATCCATCTCAAAAATCTCTTCGTTTTGTCCAGTGCCCAGCACAGCAGCAGTTGTAGCAGCGACAGAATTACCAGAAGACACCGGTGGGGTCAGCTCTTCTCTGCGAGGGTCTCCTTTGTGCTTCTTTCttcgtctttttttcttttttgtggcaGTGGCACTGGGAGCAGGGGGGTCAGGTGGGTCTTCTTGGTCGAGAGGATCGTCATCAATTGGGTCTTTAGGTGCCCGRTTCTCAACCGCCGAGATCCAGAACAGGTGACTCTCGGTGGGTATTGGGGATGTGGCCAAGTGGGCAGGAATAATCTGCTGAAGTGGAAATTTRTCAATGTACGTCCGAAAGCTTAAGCAACAGTAGATGTAGAGACGCAAGTACCAATGCAACGAAGTAGCAGTCATGATAGGAGAAACATTTGCAACTGTCAAATGTGTCAACTGAACAAAGTGGGTGGATTTCTCAATACAGaccttgttgttttctttacaaacacATCAGAAAGTGGTTTGTTGAAAAGGGGATTATAAACTGCCTAACTGCTTCTCAAATGCATTATTTGAAACTTGAACTAACTTTTGTCTTTCAGCcataaacagtttaattttatttccaaattaatgATGTGTGCATTTGTTACgcttacattttcttcttcgGCTTCCTGGACAAAAAATGCCTCTCCGTTGTCACCGAGTTTCATATGCAGGTCCACAGGATCACCATTCACTTCAATATcaatctgaaaacattaaagaaaattcaAGCTGATATTTGTAACAWCATcaaacaacaacatgaaaactAAGAAAGTAATCAGTTCCATTGGCAGTGGGTTTTATAAGAAGATTCTGGCAAACAGTGGTTTAAGATGGCCAGTTTGAGGCCATTTGAAASAATTTCCATTTTAGTCTAAAACTCAAAGGACTGATCTTTGTTGAGCTCAGTGAACACACCAGGCTGAGTGCAAAAMGATATTTAAAGGCAAGATGTTTTCTCCACAGCATGTCAAGACTCGTCTRTGGTTCATTCAGGGGGCAAGAGATTGAGTGACAGACGTTAACAGGAAGT
The Poecilia reticulata strain Guanapo linkage group LG17, Guppy_female_1.0+MT, whole genome shotgun sequence DNA segment above includes these coding regions:
- the lpin2 gene encoding phosphatidate phosphatase LPIN2 isoform X2, with amino-acid sequence MKRQRSWASWELLGSNTEDNTDNSEADESSSLRSSWSLTDTMNYVGQLAGQVLVTVKELYKGINQATLSGCIDVVVVRQRDGTYQCSPFHVRFGKLGVLRSKEKVIDIEVNGDPVDLHMKLGDNGEAFFVQEAEEENIIPAHLATSPIPTESHLFWISAVENRAPKDPIDDDPLDQEDPPDPPAPSATATKKKKRRRKKHKGDPRREELTPPVSSGNSVAATTAAVLGTGQNEEIFEMDLSSDEESAPHVSRSPSTSTIRDIDPKLPTVRHNLEGYPLSDSEWPSGDGHSLSQAFSPKSDSELVMKSSESLLRAESHMQWTWGEFPETTRVTRKEKPEPIKTVTITPSESTHFRVILSSEAMANETETEKEDGGPSVCTIVKPEPRTPVTTVTPDSLSSISTVTSESPLTPTEPHDVLPSNVTTSTPSNSQHTDSPSKKKGVPKRSQHQGPEDIYLDDLNVLEPDVAARYFPKSESEATAKHWIDSEMHSGSQSPQSVGSAAADSGTECLSDSASDLPDVTLSLCGGLTENAEISKEKFMEHIITYHEFAENPAIIDNPNLVVKIGNRYYNWTLAAPLILSLQAFQKNLPKATEEAWMKEKMPKKSGRWWFWRKRADSSVKQSETKLETKESQLEEGEPSISHEKLALPPKAGDTSSDEESKEVSAASCQERLQPAEGHHSXPHTYRKSLRLSSDQIASLKLKEGPNDVTFSITTQYQGTCRCEGTIYLWNWDDKVIISDIDGTITKSDVFGQILPQLGKDWTHQGIAKLYHSVAENGYKFLYCSARAIGMADMTRGYLQWVNDGGIILPRGPLMLSPSSLFSAFHREVIEKKPEIFKIECLTDIKNLFQNNKQPFYAAFGNRANDVFAYKEVGVPLCRIFTVNPKGELIQEQTKGNKSSYGRLSELVEHVFPLLSKEQNEAFVMPEFSSFCYWRQPLPEINLDEPL
- the lpin2 gene encoding phosphatidate phosphatase LPIN2 isoform X3; the encoded protein is MNYVGQLAGQVLVTVKELYKGINQATLSGCIDVVVVRQRDGTYQCSPFHVRFGKLGVLRSKEKVIDIEVNGDPVDLHMKLGDNGEAFFVQEAEEENQIIPAHLATSPIPTESHLFWISAVENRAPKDPIDDDPLDQEDPPDPPAPSATATKKKKRRRKKHKGDPRREELTPPVSSGNSVAATTAAVLGTGQNEEIFEMDLSSDEESAPHVSRSPSTSTIRDIDPKLPTVRHNLEGYPLSDSEWPSGDGHSLSQAFSPKSDSELVMKSSESLLRAESHMQWTWGEFPETTRVTRKEKPEPIKTVTITPSESTHFRVILSSEAMANETETEKEDGGPSVCTIVKPEPRTPVTTVTPDSLSSISTVTSESPLTPTEPHDVLPSNVTTSTPSNSQHTDSPSKKKGVPKRSQHQGPEDIYLDDLNVLEPDVAARYFPKSESEATAKHWIDSEMHSGSQSPQSVGSAAADSGTECLSDSASDLPDVTLSLCGGLTENAEISKEKFMEHIITYHEFAENPAIIDNPNLVVKIGNRYYNWTLAAPLILSLQAFQKNLPKATEEAWMKEKMPKKSGRWWFWRKRADSSVKQSETKLETKESQLEEGEPSISHEKLALPPKAGDTSSDEESKEVSAASCQERLQPAEGHHSXPHTYRKSLRLSSDQIASLKLKEGPNDVTFSITTQYQGTCRCEGTIYLWNWDDKVIISDIDGTITKSDVFGQILPQLGKDWTHQGIAKLYHSVAENGYKFLYCSARAIGMADMTRGYLQWVNDGGIILPRGPLMLSPSSLFSAFHREVIEKKPEIFKIECLTDIKNLFQNNKQPFYAAFGNRANDVFAYKEVGVPLCRIFTVNPKGELIQEQTKGNKSSYGRLSELVEHVFPLLSKEQNEAFVMPEFSSFCYWRQPLPEINLDEPL
- the lpin2 gene encoding phosphatidate phosphatase LPIN2 isoform X1, producing MKRQRSWASWELLGSNTEDNTDNSEADESSSLRSSWSLTDTMNYVGQLAGQVLVTVKELYKGINQATLSGCIDVVVVRQRDGTYQCSPFHVRFGKLGVLRSKEKVIDIEVNGDPVDLHMKLGDNGEAFFVQEAEEENQIIPAHLATSPIPTESHLFWISAVENRAPKDPIDDDPLDQEDPPDPPAPSATATKKKKRRRKKHKGDPRREELTPPVSSGNSVAATTAAVLGTGQNEEIFEMDLSSDEESAPHVSRSPSTSTIRDIDPKLPTVRHNLEGYPLSDSEWPSGDGHSLSQAFSPKSDSELVMKSSESLLRAESHMQWTWGEFPETTRVTRKEKPEPIKTVTITPSESTHFRVILSSEAMANETETEKEDGGPSVCTIVKPEPRTPVTTVTPDSLSSISTVTSESPLTPTEPHDVLPSNVTTSTPSNSQHTDSPSKKKGVPKRSQHQGPEDIYLDDLNVLEPDVAARYFPKSESEATAKHWIDSEMHSGSQSPQSVGSAAADSGTECLSDSASDLPDVTLSLCGGLTENAEISKEKFMEHIITYHEFAENPAIIDNPNLVVKIGNRYYNWTLAAPLILSLQAFQKNLPKATEEAWMKEKMPKKSGRWWFWRKRADSSVKQSETKLETKESQLEEGEPSISHEKLALPPKAGDTSSDEESKEVSAASCQERLQPAEGHHSXPHTYRKSLRLSSDQIASLKLKEGPNDVTFSITTQYQGTCRCEGTIYLWNWDDKVIISDIDGTITKSDVFGQILPQLGKDWTHQGIAKLYHSVAENGYKFLYCSARAIGMADMTRGYLQWVNDGGIILPRGPLMLSPSSLFSAFHREVIEKKPEIFKIECLTDIKNLFQNNKQPFYAAFGNRANDVFAYKEVGVPLCRIFTVNPKGELIQEQTKGNKSSYGRLSELVEHVFPLLSKEQNEAFVMPEFSSFCYWRQPLPEINLDEPL